A single window of Salvia splendens isolate huo1 chromosome 8, SspV2, whole genome shotgun sequence DNA harbors:
- the LOC121746169 gene encoding BTB/POZ domain-containing protein At3g22104-like isoform X1 produces the protein MRLDSWLSFNALFSVSDNGIRASSIFERVVSSYSGKISRLVGKSEGVALRLKVIFNDFPGGAEGFELITRFCYSKRKVIITPLNIFNLTCAAHFMEMENLSDLTEKSLQEVRYWSWHELLAALKKCQELLPRAGSLALLDKCLDSLIGRVASSCETSPSPSVSSSDGSGIRLSCDTRSTESLKSGAFRATWWFEDLVAFGTDLIQMLVKLMVAKNFDNGIISRFLFYYQKSRFASASADDKAKIIEAVVDMLGSLDLRCVSYRSLFGMLRVGLNTSLSQCTRDKLEGMIGSQLDQATLDDLLVPSPVGTSCLYDVNLVLRFLKSFLGKGVCCVPLSRLRKAGALMDLFLAEVAPDPRLKPSKFLALIIALPDSARDSCDGVYYAVNLYLEVHSGLSEDQKMKVCCGLTYEKLSPQALDHLTRNTNFPPKSAVQAVASQQHKLKSLLQDTSHATLTSPLLEAASGGSKQVVLYAKKFNLTDENEKLKAHLQGMQWRVVELEKVCRKMQVQMTKVMKSRMASHNSAKSVPRLCS, from the exons ATGCGGTTAGATTCTTGGCTTTCTTTCAATGCCCTTTTTTCTGTTTCTGATAATGGCATAAGGGCTTCTTCCATTTTTGAG AGAGTTGTGTCATCTTACTCGGGAAAGATCAGTAGATTGGTCGGGAAATCAGAAGGCGTGGCACTTCGTCTGAAGGTGATATTCAACGACTTCCCGGGAGGGGCAGAGGGCTTCGAGCTAATCACAAGGTTCTGCTACAGCAAGAGGAAAGTGATCATAACTCCActcaacatatttaatctcactTGTGCTGCACATTTCATGGAAATGGAAAATCTATCCGACCTAACGGAGAAGTCTCTACAAGAGGTTCGTTACTGGAGCTGGCATGAGCTTCTAGCAGCGCTGAAGAAGTGCCAGGAGCTGCTCCCCCGAGCCGGTTCACTGGCATTACTCGACAAGTGCTTGGACTCTTTGATTGGAAGAGTTGCATCATCTTGTGAGACGAGTCCATCTCCGTCTGTCTCGTCTTCGGATGGCTCTGGCATAAGGCTCTCGTGTGACACAAGAAGCACGGAGAGCTTGAAGAGTGGCGCCTTCAGAGCCACGTGGTGGTTTGAAGATCTCGTGGCGTTTGGCACTGATCTTATCCAAATGCTAGTAAAGCTAATGGTGGCTAAAAATTTTGATAATGGGATCATCAGCAGATTTCTGTTTTACTATCAGAAATCAAGATTTGCTTCTGCCTCAGCTGATGACAAGGCCAAGATTATCGAAGCTGTTGTTGACATGCTCGGGTCTTTAGATTTGAGGTGCGTTTCGTACAGGAGCTTGTTCGGGATGCTGAGAGTTGGCTTGAACACGAGCTTGAGCCAGTGCACCCGGGACAAGCTGGAGGGCATGATCGGCTCACAGCTAGATCAGGCAACCTTAGATGATCTGCTCGTCCCATCCCCGGTTGGAACGAGCTGCCTCTATGATGTGAATCTTGTTCTTAGGTTCTTGAAGTCCTTTCTTGGCAAGGGAGTTTGCTGCGTGCCATTGAGCCGGCTGAGGAAAGCCGGAGCTCTGATGGATCTGTTTCTAGCCGAAGTAGCCCCGGATCCTCGCCTGAAACCATCCAAGTTCCTCGCTCTGATCATAGCGCTGCCCGACTCAGCTAGAGACTCGTGCGATGGCGTGTACTACGCGGTGAATCTCTACCTCGAG GTTCACTCGGGCTTGTCCGAGGACCAGAAGATGAAAGTATGCTGCGGATTAACCTACGAGAAGCTCTCTCCACAAGCGCTCGACCACCTCACGCGCAACACCAACTTCCCTCCAAAATCCGCGGTCCAAGCCGTCGCCTCTCAGCAACACAAGCTGAAAAGCTTGCTCCAAGACACGAGCCACGCCACTCTAACCAGCCCTCTTCTCGAGGCAGCCAGCGGGGGGTCCAAGCAGGTCGTGCTCTACGCGAAGAAGTTCAACCTGACGGACGAGAACGAGAAGCTCAAGGCACACCTCCAAGGGATGCAATGGAGAGTGGTGGAGCTGGAGAAAGTGTGCAGGAAAATGCAAGTGCAAATGACAAAGGTGATGAAATCAAGAATGGCAAGCCACAATAGTGCTAAATCTGTACCTAGGCTTTGTTCATAG
- the LOC121746169 gene encoding BTB/POZ domain-containing protein At3g22104-like isoform X3, with amino-acid sequence MEMENLSDLTEKSLQEVRYWSWHELLAALKKCQELLPRAGSLALLDKCLDSLIGRVASSCETSPSPSVSSSDGSGIRLSCDTRSTESLKSGAFRATWWFEDLVAFGTDLIQMLVKLMVAKNFDNGIISRFLFYYQKSRFASASADDKAKIIEAVVDMLGSLDLRCVSYRSLFGMLRVGLNTSLSQCTRDKLEGMIGSQLDQATLDDLLVPSPVGTSCLYDVNLVLRFLKSFLGKGVCCVPLSRLRKAGALMDLFLAEVAPDPRLKPSKFLALIIALPDSARDSCDGVYYAVNLYLEVHSGLSEDQKMKVCCGLTYEKLSPQALDHLTRNTNFPPKSAVQAVASQQHKLKSLLQDTSHATLTSPLLEAASGGSKQVVLYAKKFNLTDENEKLKAHLQGMQWRVVELEKVCRKMQVQMTKVMKSRMASHNSAKSVPRLCS; translated from the exons ATGGAAATGGAAAATCTATCCGACCTAACGGAGAAGTCTCTACAAGAGGTTCGTTACTGGAGCTGGCATGAGCTTCTAGCAGCGCTGAAGAAGTGCCAGGAGCTGCTCCCCCGAGCCGGTTCACTGGCATTACTCGACAAGTGCTTGGACTCTTTGATTGGAAGAGTTGCATCATCTTGTGAGACGAGTCCATCTCCGTCTGTCTCGTCTTCGGATGGCTCTGGCATAAGGCTCTCGTGTGACACAAGAAGCACGGAGAGCTTGAAGAGTGGCGCCTTCAGAGCCACGTGGTGGTTTGAAGATCTCGTGGCGTTTGGCACTGATCTTATCCAAATGCTAGTAAAGCTAATGGTGGCTAAAAATTTTGATAATGGGATCATCAGCAGATTTCTGTTTTACTATCAGAAATCAAGATTTGCTTCTGCCTCAGCTGATGACAAGGCCAAGATTATCGAAGCTGTTGTTGACATGCTCGGGTCTTTAGATTTGAGGTGCGTTTCGTACAGGAGCTTGTTCGGGATGCTGAGAGTTGGCTTGAACACGAGCTTGAGCCAGTGCACCCGGGACAAGCTGGAGGGCATGATCGGCTCACAGCTAGATCAGGCAACCTTAGATGATCTGCTCGTCCCATCCCCGGTTGGAACGAGCTGCCTCTATGATGTGAATCTTGTTCTTAGGTTCTTGAAGTCCTTTCTTGGCAAGGGAGTTTGCTGCGTGCCATTGAGCCGGCTGAGGAAAGCCGGAGCTCTGATGGATCTGTTTCTAGCCGAAGTAGCCCCGGATCCTCGCCTGAAACCATCCAAGTTCCTCGCTCTGATCATAGCGCTGCCCGACTCAGCTAGAGACTCGTGCGATGGCGTGTACTACGCGGTGAATCTCTACCTCGAG GTTCACTCGGGCTTGTCCGAGGACCAGAAGATGAAAGTATGCTGCGGATTAACCTACGAGAAGCTCTCTCCACAAGCGCTCGACCACCTCACGCGCAACACCAACTTCCCTCCAAAATCCGCGGTCCAAGCCGTCGCCTCTCAGCAACACAAGCTGAAAAGCTTGCTCCAAGACACGAGCCACGCCACTCTAACCAGCCCTCTTCTCGAGGCAGCCAGCGGGGGGTCCAAGCAGGTCGTGCTCTACGCGAAGAAGTTCAACCTGACGGACGAGAACGAGAAGCTCAAGGCACACCTCCAAGGGATGCAATGGAGAGTGGTGGAGCTGGAGAAAGTGTGCAGGAAAATGCAAGTGCAAATGACAAAGGTGATGAAATCAAGAATGGCAAGCCACAATAGTGCTAAATCTGTACCTAGGCTTTGTTCATAG
- the LOC121746169 gene encoding BTB/POZ domain-containing protein At3g22104-like isoform X2: MEHFFLDLEVDVNGEEVFVVNARVVSSYSGKISRLVGKSEGVALRLKVIFNDFPGGAEGFELITRFCYSKRKVIITPLNIFNLTCAAHFMEMENLSDLTEKSLQEVRYWSWHELLAALKKCQELLPRAGSLALLDKCLDSLIGRVASSCETSPSPSVSSSDGSGIRLSCDTRSTESLKSGAFRATWWFEDLVAFGTDLIQMLVKLMVAKNFDNGIISRFLFYYQKSRFASASADDKAKIIEAVVDMLGSLDLRCVSYRSLFGMLRVGLNTSLSQCTRDKLEGMIGSQLDQATLDDLLVPSPVGTSCLYDVNLVLRFLKSFLGKGVCCVPLSRLRKAGALMDLFLAEVAPDPRLKPSKFLALIIALPDSARDSCDGVYYAVNLYLEVHSGLSEDQKMKVCCGLTYEKLSPQALDHLTRNTNFPPKSAVQAVASQQHKLKSLLQDTSHATLTSPLLEAASGGSKQVVLYAKKFNLTDENEKLKAHLQGMQWRVVELEKVCRKMQVQMTKVMKSRMASHNSAKSVPRLCS; this comes from the exons ATGGAGCATTTCTTTCTTGATCTTGAAGTGGATGTCAATGGCGAAGAGGTTTTTGTGGTGAATGCG AGAGTTGTGTCATCTTACTCGGGAAAGATCAGTAGATTGGTCGGGAAATCAGAAGGCGTGGCACTTCGTCTGAAGGTGATATTCAACGACTTCCCGGGAGGGGCAGAGGGCTTCGAGCTAATCACAAGGTTCTGCTACAGCAAGAGGAAAGTGATCATAACTCCActcaacatatttaatctcactTGTGCTGCACATTTCATGGAAATGGAAAATCTATCCGACCTAACGGAGAAGTCTCTACAAGAGGTTCGTTACTGGAGCTGGCATGAGCTTCTAGCAGCGCTGAAGAAGTGCCAGGAGCTGCTCCCCCGAGCCGGTTCACTGGCATTACTCGACAAGTGCTTGGACTCTTTGATTGGAAGAGTTGCATCATCTTGTGAGACGAGTCCATCTCCGTCTGTCTCGTCTTCGGATGGCTCTGGCATAAGGCTCTCGTGTGACACAAGAAGCACGGAGAGCTTGAAGAGTGGCGCCTTCAGAGCCACGTGGTGGTTTGAAGATCTCGTGGCGTTTGGCACTGATCTTATCCAAATGCTAGTAAAGCTAATGGTGGCTAAAAATTTTGATAATGGGATCATCAGCAGATTTCTGTTTTACTATCAGAAATCAAGATTTGCTTCTGCCTCAGCTGATGACAAGGCCAAGATTATCGAAGCTGTTGTTGACATGCTCGGGTCTTTAGATTTGAGGTGCGTTTCGTACAGGAGCTTGTTCGGGATGCTGAGAGTTGGCTTGAACACGAGCTTGAGCCAGTGCACCCGGGACAAGCTGGAGGGCATGATCGGCTCACAGCTAGATCAGGCAACCTTAGATGATCTGCTCGTCCCATCCCCGGTTGGAACGAGCTGCCTCTATGATGTGAATCTTGTTCTTAGGTTCTTGAAGTCCTTTCTTGGCAAGGGAGTTTGCTGCGTGCCATTGAGCCGGCTGAGGAAAGCCGGAGCTCTGATGGATCTGTTTCTAGCCGAAGTAGCCCCGGATCCTCGCCTGAAACCATCCAAGTTCCTCGCTCTGATCATAGCGCTGCCCGACTCAGCTAGAGACTCGTGCGATGGCGTGTACTACGCGGTGAATCTCTACCTCGAG GTTCACTCGGGCTTGTCCGAGGACCAGAAGATGAAAGTATGCTGCGGATTAACCTACGAGAAGCTCTCTCCACAAGCGCTCGACCACCTCACGCGCAACACCAACTTCCCTCCAAAATCCGCGGTCCAAGCCGTCGCCTCTCAGCAACACAAGCTGAAAAGCTTGCTCCAAGACACGAGCCACGCCACTCTAACCAGCCCTCTTCTCGAGGCAGCCAGCGGGGGGTCCAAGCAGGTCGTGCTCTACGCGAAGAAGTTCAACCTGACGGACGAGAACGAGAAGCTCAAGGCACACCTCCAAGGGATGCAATGGAGAGTGGTGGAGCTGGAGAAAGTGTGCAGGAAAATGCAAGTGCAAATGACAAAGGTGATGAAATCAAGAATGGCAAGCCACAATAGTGCTAAATCTGTACCTAGGCTTTGTTCATAG